From the genome of Mycoplasma putrefaciens KS1, one region includes:
- a CDS encoding ATP-binding cassette domain-containing protein — protein MQTKNNKVIILRNVAIAYGKKSEIILKNINLEVAKNEFVAIIGPSGVGKSTLFKVFVNAINPITGQVEVLNNDFNNLSTKQKIKMLSKIGFLTQKTNLINTDNVYNNIVRSITNYKNVFYKFFGILTKQQKLNIFEKLDDLKILDKAFYKVSELSGGQQQRVEIAKLLIKDVELILADEPTASLDHQTSLEVIEILKEISKQKTVIVNIHDLDLAKKYFDRVIAINNKTIAFNKKTSDIKQWELEKIIQTKN, from the coding sequence ATGCAAACAAAAAATAATAAAGTAATTATTTTACGCAATGTTGCTATTGCTTATGGCAAAAAGAGTGAAATCATTTTAAAAAATATAAATTTAGAAGTAGCTAAAAATGAGTTTGTTGCAATTATTGGACCAAGTGGTGTTGGAAAAAGTACACTATTCAAAGTTTTTGTAAATGCCATCAACCCAATTACAGGACAAGTTGAAGTTTTAAACAACGATTTTAATAATTTATCAACAAAACAAAAAATAAAAATGCTTTCTAAAATTGGTTTTCTCACCCAAAAAACTAATTTAATTAATACTGATAATGTTTATAACAATATTGTTAGATCTATAACTAACTATAAAAACGTTTTTTATAAATTTTTTGGAATTCTTACAAAACAACAAAAACTAAATATTTTTGAAAAGTTAGATGATCTGAAAATCTTAGACAAAGCTTTTTATAAAGTTAGTGAACTTAGTGGTGGTCAACAACAACGAGTAGAAATAGCTAAGCTATTAATAAAAGATGTTGAATTAATTCTAGCTGATGAACCGACTGCTAGTCTAGATCATCAAACTAGTCTTGAAGTAATTGAAATTTTAAAAGAAATCTCAAAACAAAAAACCGTTATCGTAAATATTCATGATTTGGATTTAGCAAAAAAATATTTTGACAGAGTTATAGCGATTAATAATAAAACAATTGCTTTTAATAAGAAAACAAGTGATATCAAACAATGAGAATTAGAAAAAATAATCCAAACCAAAAACTAG
- a CDS encoding PhnE/PtxC family ABC transporter permease: MRIRKNNPNQKLVKEANFFKYRYVNLKTNTKTSWRVNAIYYHLLILVAICLIVWILYLNSSSIKFENFENVIEKLKLLFRFDNKSNLTTGEFSTNYTNLFLDSLKLLWLTIKFALTGTFFGFILALITAYLSFDKTTNKYLAFIISVFILFLRAIPELVFITLITGTFRNELSLLLVYLWFTWLWLHKYYLEMLNSFDLEWYYNSINQGNSKFKAFIKEIFPRIKNRVVALFIFSFESNIRWSSILGALSLPGIGLLINYASKSTHLFNQLAIPLTVLMVFILFLELVNYLFKKHLLEAKTKLVFKQKNETKAQYYNRLTKNINFNKWITIAIFAFVTIVSIVTLTTTPLWLFNLTSVKEFLKNFFNPDFSKFSFTTNQISQNPILLFWNSFSFAITGIVLCVILTLISIRLQSLSLNKTYQVVIFRSINVFIRLIPVIVIFYIFKAIFDNTVTLLIICIALHQMSSQTKQLVELVDNLDQQVINNLKLQGYSNNQIFLKYVLPSIKIEFISLTVFYFELIFRSSITYSILASQDLLIGTQITNHLDPRNFHPQIALAYVWIGTVSILIVNLVGKLIVNKIKK; the protein is encoded by the coding sequence ATGAGAATTAGAAAAAATAATCCAAACCAAAAACTAGTTAAAGAAGCCAATTTTTTTAAATACAGGTATGTAAATCTTAAAACTAACACTAAAACTAGTTGAAGAGTTAACGCTATTTATTATCATCTTTTAATCTTAGTTGCTATTTGTTTAATAGTGTGAATTTTATATTTAAATTCAAGTAGCATCAAATTTGAAAATTTTGAAAATGTTATTGAAAAATTAAAACTACTATTTAGATTTGATAATAAAAGCAATCTAACAACTGGTGAGTTTAGTACTAATTACACTAATTTGTTTTTAGACTCATTAAAACTATTATGATTAACAATAAAATTTGCTTTAACTGGAACATTTTTTGGTTTTATTTTAGCTTTAATAACTGCTTATTTATCGTTTGATAAAACAACAAATAAGTATTTAGCATTTATCATAAGTGTTTTTATTTTATTTTTACGTGCTATACCTGAACTTGTATTTATAACATTAATTACCGGAACATTTAGAAATGAATTATCACTATTATTAGTTTATTTATGATTTACATGATTATGATTGCACAAATACTATTTAGAAATGTTAAACTCATTTGATTTAGAATGATATTACAACTCTATCAATCAAGGAAATTCAAAATTTAAAGCGTTTATAAAAGAAATTTTTCCAAGAATTAAAAACCGTGTAGTTGCCTTATTTATCTTTTCATTTGAATCTAATATAAGATGATCTTCAATACTTGGAGCTTTATCACTTCCTGGAATTGGATTATTAATTAATTATGCTTCTAAATCAACTCATTTATTTAACCAACTAGCAATACCTTTAACTGTGTTAATGGTTTTTATTCTCTTTTTAGAACTAGTTAATTATTTATTTAAAAAACACTTATTAGAAGCAAAAACTAAGCTTGTTTTTAAACAAAAAAATGAAACTAAAGCTCAATACTACAATAGACTAACAAAAAATATTAATTTCAATAAATGAATAACTATAGCTATTTTTGCTTTTGTAACCATTGTTTCAATTGTAACACTTACTACCACTCCATTATGATTGTTTAATCTTACATCAGTTAAAGAATTTTTAAAAAATTTTTTCAATCCAGACTTTTCAAAGTTTAGTTTCACAACAAATCAGATAAGTCAAAATCCTATTTTATTATTTTGAAATTCATTCTCATTTGCTATAACTGGTATTGTTTTATGTGTTATCTTAACTTTAATATCAATTAGATTACAATCATTAAGTTTAAACAAAACTTACCAAGTGGTTATTTTTAGAAGTATAAATGTTTTTATTCGTCTTATTCCAGTGATTGTAATTTTTTATATCTTCAAAGCCATTTTTGATAATACAGTAACTTTACTGATCATTTGTATTGCTTTACATCAAATGAGTAGTCAAACAAAACAACTTGTTGAACTAGTTGATAATTTAGATCAACAAGTAATCAATAATTTAAAACTACAAGGGTATAGTAATAATCAAATATTTCTAAAATATGTTTTGCCCTCAATCAAAATAGAGTTTATTTCTCTAACAGTCTTTTATTTTGAATTAATCTTTAGAAGTTCAATAACTTATTCAATTTTAGCTAGTCAAGATTTATTAATTGGAACACAAATCACTAATCATTTAGACCCAAGAAATTTTCATCCACAAATTGCTTTAGCTTATGTTTGAATAGGAACTGTTTCGATTTTAATAGTTAACTTAGTTGGTAAATTAATTGTTAATAAAATTAAAAAATAA
- the cmk gene encoding (d)CMP kinase: MKKLIVAVDGTSGSGKSITFKKIADLVGYQFIDTGLMYRALTWFCLDHKIDYKNPANVINLLDKFDYQVIGDDIFVNQINITSKLQSNEIINAINYITPIKEVREFMVQKQRDMVKTGGYIEIGRDITSVVLPNADLKIYLDSSIETRAQRRFNQNKKNNITGKSYQEIKLDLENRDHIDKTRTTGPLTLVRDAWYIDNSDLTIDQVVKLVVDKIKKLERKL, encoded by the coding sequence GTGAAAAAGCTAATTGTTGCTGTTGATGGAACTAGTGGATCTGGTAAATCAATTACATTTAAAAAAATAGCTGATCTTGTTGGTTATCAATTCATTGATACAGGTTTGATGTATCGAGCATTAACTTGGTTTTGTTTAGATCACAAAATCGATTATAAAAATCCGGCTAATGTGATTAATTTATTAGATAAATTTGATTATCAAGTTATTGGTGATGATATTTTTGTCAATCAAATCAACATCACATCTAAACTTCAATCTAATGAAATCATCAATGCTATTAACTACATAACTCCAATCAAAGAAGTCAGAGAATTTATGGTGCAAAAGCAACGTGATATGGTAAAAACTGGAGGTTATATTGAAATAGGTAGAGATATTACAAGTGTTGTTTTACCTAATGCTGATCTGAAAATATATTTAGATTCTTCAATTGAGACTAGAGCTCAAAGAAGGTTTAATCAAAATAAAAAAAATAATATCACTGGTAAGTCTTATCAAGAAATTAAACTGGATCTAGAAAACCGAGATCATATTGACAAAACAAGAACAACTGGACCATTAACATTAGTTCGTGACGCTTGATATATTGACAATTCAGACTTAACTATTGATCAAGTTGTTAAGTTAGTTGTTGATAAAATTAAAAAATTAGAAAGAAAATTATAA
- the der gene encoding ribosome biogenesis GTPase Der: MTKGIVAIVGRPNVGKSSLFNRIIKEKKSIVEDKPGVTRDRIYANAEWLTREFIVIDTGGITLKETEFAKEIKIQAEIALQEADVIIFVLDSQQGVTNEDKIVAKMLYKTKKPVIVVANKYDKKQTGIESYEYLSLGFGQAIMISSTHGIGIGDLLDKVVNLMPKNQITNQDQITKIAIIGKPNVGKSSLINSLVGQERMIVSDLAGTTLDAVDTKFKYHQKDYLLIDTAGIRKKAKVYQGIEKYSYLRSLTTINNSDIVLLMIDASSPITDQDTNIGGLAFEEKKPIIIVANKWDLVKNKQEEIVKKEEEIRSYFKYLQYAKIIFISALDKTRIHKIMDAVEEIKQSLTTKIKTHVFNEILNRAQLINPAPEHNGGRLKIYYANQVDAYLPTFVLFVNNPNYLHFSYKRFLENQIRLQFEFEGVPINLIFRERK, translated from the coding sequence ATGACAAAGGGAATAGTTGCAATTGTTGGTAGACCAAATGTTGGAAAATCCAGTTTATTTAACAGAATTATTAAAGAAAAAAAATCAATTGTTGAAGACAAACCAGGTGTGACTAGAGATAGAATTTATGCTAATGCTGAGTGATTAACTAGAGAATTTATTGTCATTGATACAGGTGGTATTACTTTAAAAGAAACTGAATTTGCTAAAGAAATTAAAATTCAAGCTGAAATTGCACTACAAGAAGCTGATGTAATTATTTTTGTTTTAGATTCTCAACAAGGTGTTACTAATGAAGATAAGATTGTTGCTAAAATGTTATACAAAACTAAAAAACCAGTAATTGTTGTTGCTAATAAATATGACAAAAAGCAAACCGGAATTGAAAGCTATGAATATTTAAGTCTTGGGTTTGGTCAAGCAATTATGATTTCTTCAACTCACGGAATTGGAATTGGAGACTTACTAGATAAAGTAGTTAATTTAATGCCCAAAAATCAAATAACTAATCAAGATCAAATTACTAAAATAGCTATTATTGGAAAGCCAAATGTTGGAAAATCTAGTTTAATTAATTCTTTAGTTGGTCAAGAAAGAATGATTGTAAGTGATCTTGCAGGCACAACTTTGGATGCAGTCGACACTAAATTTAAATATCATCAAAAAGACTATCTCTTAATAGATACTGCAGGGATTAGAAAAAAAGCTAAAGTCTACCAAGGAATCGAAAAATATAGTTATTTAAGATCACTTACTACTATTAATAATAGTGATATTGTTTTGTTAATGATTGATGCTTCATCACCAATCACTGATCAAGACACAAACATTGGTGGACTAGCTTTTGAAGAAAAAAAACCAATTATAATTGTTGCTAATAAGTGAGATTTAGTTAAAAATAAACAAGAAGAAATAGTAAAAAAAGAAGAAGAAATAAGATCTTATTTTAAATATTTACAATATGCTAAAATCATTTTTATTTCTGCTTTAGATAAAACCAGAATTCATAAAATTATGGATGCTGTTGAAGAAATTAAACAAAGTTTAACAACCAAAATAAAAACTCATGTTTTTAATGAAATTTTAAATAGGGCTCAATTAATAAACCCTGCTCCTGAACATAATGGTGGCAGGTTAAAGATTTATTATGCTAATCAAGTTGATGCTTATCTACCTACTTTTGTATTATTTGTTAATAATCCAAATTATCTACATTTTTCATACAAAAGATTTTTAGAAAACCAAATTAGATTACAATTTGAATTTGAAGGTGTGCCAATTAATCTTATTTTTAGAGAAAGAAAATAG
- a CDS encoding NAD(P)-binding domain-containing protein yields MKITIIGSDAYATSLANVLADNHHNVIIYTADEQQADEINLNHKNSYYLDNLKINNKIKATSSLLASLENTEILILCFLSDDLNATLEKIINYSKREMIVVNARPSLDQNLKSLSNKIINKLNDQKLLNKYAVIYAPNTASEIINRKPVSFMVSATSLDDAKIVKQLFENEYFKCLVSTDILSCEVAHSFDKIVSLSAGIYSELKLGLNATSNLIVILINEIYQLINKINGVELEKTLNFVILSSFINKAFDVNCLEYKLGQAIVNYNKASTALDQLSYDLDKLEILKSIDKVSQMLETKNLFLNTLSKILYNNYRPITLLTKVFVAFGS; encoded by the coding sequence ATGAAAATCACTATAATTGGATCGGATGCTTATGCAACAAGTCTAGCAAATGTCTTAGCTGATAATCATCACAATGTAATAATTTATACTGCTGATGAACAACAAGCAGATGAAATTAACTTAAATCATAAAAATTCTTATTACTTAGATAATTTAAAAATTAACAATAAAATTAAAGCTACAAGCTCTTTATTAGCTAGTTTAGAAAACACCGAAATTTTAATACTATGCTTTTTAAGTGACGATTTAAACGCAACACTAGAAAAGATTATAAATTATTCAAAGAGAGAGATGATTGTTGTTAATGCTCGTCCTAGTTTAGATCAAAATTTAAAATCCTTATCAAATAAAATTATTAATAAACTTAATGATCAAAAGCTTTTAAATAAATATGCTGTAATTTATGCACCTAACACTGCTAGTGAAATAATTAATAGAAAACCAGTATCTTTTATGGTTAGTGCAACTAGTTTAGATGATGCTAAGATAGTAAAACAATTATTTGAAAATGAATATTTTAAATGTCTTGTTTCAACTGATATTTTAAGTTGTGAAGTAGCACACAGTTTTGATAAAATAGTCTCATTAAGTGCTGGAATTTATTCAGAGTTAAAACTTGGGTTAAATGCAACTTCAAATTTGATAGTCATTTTAATTAATGAAATTTATCAATTAATTAATAAAATAAATGGTGTAGAACTAGAAAAAACTTTAAATTTTGTAATTCTTTCTAGTTTTATTAATAAAGCTTTTGATGTTAATTGTTTAGAATACAAACTAGGTCAAGCAATCGTAAATTACAATAAAGCATCGACTGCTTTAGATCAACTAAGCTATGATTTAGATAAATTAGAAATCTTGAAAAGTATTGATAAAGTCTCGCAAATGCTAGAAACAAAAAATCTTTTTCTAAACACACTATCTAAAATTTTATATAATAACTATAGGCCGATAACACTTTTAACTAAAGTTTTTGTAGCCTTTGGCTCATAG
- a CDS encoding HU family DNA-binding protein, with product MTKRELIQEIIINENISKADAENVVNKLFEIIVSNLADGKEVVVAGFGKFGISERGEREGVNPSTGEKIKIAPSKSIKFKPAKQLKEALNDN from the coding sequence ATGACAAAAAGAGAATTGATTCAAGAGATCATTATTAATGAAAACATTTCAAAAGCTGATGCTGAGAATGTTGTCAACAAATTATTTGAAATTATTGTAAGTAACTTAGCTGATGGTAAAGAAGTTGTAGTTGCTGGGTTTGGTAAATTCGGAATTTCAGAAAGAGGAGAACGTGAAGGAGTTAACCCTTCAACAGGTGAAAAAATTAAAATTGCTCCATCAAAATCAATTAAATTTAAACCAGCAAAACAATTAAAAGAAGCATTAAATGATAACTAA
- a CDS encoding DnaD family protein, translated as MIEKLLENGLLSKKKLLLEHYKKIELTDSQVLIILIIMHINDQTKKMTTPSLLARYMNLSADEIENELQILVEKDLIEIKPRYIDFAKLFKKIALISWEFHNIQTNKDFFDQLENKLSSKLNDNQKLELSKLINQAVIKNQVLELADELKPANFDNLIQTLYQELNLNNQTINHLSQFDWLDD; from the coding sequence GTGATTGAAAAACTGTTAGAAAATGGTCTTTTATCAAAAAAGAAACTTTTATTAGAACACTACAAAAAAATTGAACTAACAGATAGTCAAGTCTTGATTATTTTAATTATTATGCACATTAATGACCAGACTAAAAAAATGACTACTCCAAGTCTTTTAGCTAGATATATGAATCTTAGTGCTGATGAAATTGAAAATGAGCTACAAATATTAGTTGAAAAAGATCTAATTGAAATTAAACCAAGATATATTGATTTTGCTAAGCTTTTTAAAAAAATTGCTCTTATTAGCTGAGAATTTCACAATATTCAAACTAATAAAGACTTTTTTGATCAATTAGAAAATAAGTTATCATCAAAATTAAATGATAACCAAAAATTAGAACTTTCAAAACTAATTAACCAAGCAGTAATTAAAAATCAAGTGCTTGAACTTGCTGATGAACTAAAACCAGCAAATTTTGATAACTTAATTCAAACTCTTTATCAAGAACTAAATCTAAATAACCAAACTATAAATCATCTTAGTCAATTTGACTGATTAGATGATTAA
- a CDS encoding Holliday junction resolvase RecU codes for MYPLKNKGQYLETILNITNQKYINEQICVVAKIPTNINLINISNKTITNATFKDNFNCDYIGVYKSIYFEFDAKETSKDNFNFNAIRKNQQLKLDLVENQKGLAFIILYFSSYDDFYLLTYKQIKDYIQNYKKTIPRDWILKNGIELFLTSSLKLDYVKHFNHLISQID; via the coding sequence ATGTATCCATTAAAAAACAAAGGTCAATATTTAGAAACCATTTTAAACATTACAAATCAAAAATATATTAATGAGCAAATTTGTGTTGTTGCTAAAATTCCAACTAACATTAATTTGATTAATATTTCAAATAAAACTATTACTAATGCTACTTTTAAAGATAACTTTAATTGCGATTATATTGGTGTTTATAAGTCAATTTATTTTGAATTTGATGCTAAAGAAACATCAAAAGATAACTTTAATTTTAATGCTATTAGAAAAAATCAACAATTAAAATTAGATTTAGTAGAAAACCAAAAAGGTTTAGCTTTTATTATTTTGTATTTTTCAAGTTATGATGATTTTTACTTATTAACTTACAAACAAATCAAAGATTATATTCAAAATTATAAAAAAACAATTCCTAGAGATTGAATTTTAAAAAATGGTATCGAATTATTTTTAACTAGTTCTTTAAAATTAGATTATGTTAAACATTTTAATCATCTAATCAGTCAAATTGACTAA
- a CDS encoding DivIVA domain-containing protein, whose protein sequence is MPKKFSIIQIQNKKFNIVYKGYKAEEVNDFLDEIITDYIYFEQLTYSLKAELEILTSKLERLTQENNTLVGEIEEYRKQNWNLVKSSFGDADIIKRISRIENNLVENDQRLKKLDEIYNLFIKK, encoded by the coding sequence ATGCCGAAAAAATTTAGTATTATTCAAATACAAAATAAGAAGTTTAATATCGTTTATAAAGGTTATAAAGCTGAAGAAGTTAATGATTTTTTAGATGAAATCATTACTGATTATATTTATTTTGAACAACTAACTTATAGTCTAAAAGCTGAATTAGAAATACTAACTTCTAAATTAGAACGATTAACTCAAGAAAATAATACTCTTGTTGGTGAGATCGAAGAATATCGTAAACAAAACTGAAACTTAGTAAAAAGTTCTTTTGGAGATGCTGATATTATTAAAAGAATTTCAAGAATTGAAAATAACTTGGTTGAAAATGACCAAAGACTTAAAAAACTTGATGAGATCTATAATTTATTTATTAAAAAGTAA
- a CDS encoding CinA family protein, producing MKAKKLLKVLKQKQLKIAACESFTGGFFAHIITNTANASQVFIGSFVSYSNDFKNNIIKIDQQIIKKYGVISKQTAEQMTKNTQQLTNADLTVSFTGNAGPNASENKPIRFAYISICYKDKLITYNIKSKIPISRNCFKNYAVNFAIKKIIRLVK from the coding sequence ATGAAGGCAAAAAAACTTTTAAAAGTTTTAAAACAAAAACAGTTAAAGATAGCTGCTTGTGAGTCTTTTACTGGTGGGTTTTTTGCACATATAATCACAAACACAGCAAATGCTTCACAAGTATTTATTGGGTCATTTGTTAGTTATTCAAACGATTTTAAAAATAACATTATTAAAATTGATCAACAAATTATTAAAAAATATGGTGTCATATCAAAACAAACTGCTGAACAAATGACAAAAAATACTCAACAGCTAACAAATGCTGATCTAACTGTTAGTTTTACAGGTAATGCCGGACCTAATGCTAGTGAAAATAAACCAATTAGATTTGCTTATATCAGTATTTGTTACAAAGATAAATTGATAACATATAATATCAAATCTAAAATACCAATCTCTAGAAATTGCTTTAAGAACTATGCTGTTAATTTTGCAATTAAAAAAATAATTAGACTAGTTAAATAA
- the recA gene encoding recombinase RecA, producing the protein MKKSTNAPVWDSKELKETVKEIEKIFGKGSIMVLGENNALKIETFSSGSYLLDSALGIGGYPKGRIIEIYGPESSGKTTLALHAIHEIQKQNGIAAFIDAEHSLDPKYCKNLGIDINKLLVSQPDSGEQALDILEMLVKSNSVDLIVVDSVAALVPKSELEAEMSDQAIGIQARMMSKALRKLNGLISKTNTTVIFTNQLREKIGIIFGNPETTTGGKALKFFSSIRIEVRKGETILSNSEITGNKIKAKVVKNKTAIPFKSVVLTLVYNKGIDKLTELVDLLVTYEIITKSGVWYSYENQKIGQGKQAVIQWLEQDQQRKEGFIKQVQEKMKGN; encoded by the coding sequence ATGAAAAAAAGCACCAATGCTCCAGTTTGAGATTCAAAAGAACTAAAAGAAACAGTTAAAGAAATTGAAAAGATTTTTGGAAAAGGCTCTATTATGGTTTTGGGTGAAAATAATGCTCTAAAAATTGAGACTTTTTCATCTGGATCTTATTTATTAGATAGTGCCTTGGGAATTGGGGGTTATCCAAAAGGAAGAATTATTGAAATCTATGGTCCTGAATCTTCTGGAAAAACCACTTTAGCATTACACGCAATTCATGAAATTCAAAAGCAAAATGGTATTGCTGCTTTTATTGATGCTGAGCATTCACTAGATCCTAAGTATTGTAAAAATTTAGGAATTGATATTAATAAGTTATTAGTAAGTCAACCAGATAGTGGTGAACAAGCATTAGATATTTTAGAAATGCTAGTTAAATCAAATAGTGTTGATCTTATTGTTGTTGATTCAGTAGCTGCCCTGGTTCCAAAAAGCGAACTAGAAGCAGAAATGTCAGATCAAGCTATTGGTATTCAAGCAAGAATGATGTCTAAAGCTTTAAGAAAATTAAATGGTTTAATTTCTAAAACTAATACCACAGTGATTTTTACTAATCAATTAAGAGAAAAGATTGGAATTATTTTTGGAAATCCTGAGACTACAACAGGAGGTAAAGCTTTAAAGTTTTTTTCATCAATAAGAATTGAAGTTAGAAAAGGTGAAACAATTTTAAGTAATTCAGAAATTACGGGTAATAAAATTAAAGCTAAAGTTGTTAAAAATAAAACAGCTATCCCTTTTAAAAGTGTGGTTTTAACACTAGTTTATAATAAGGGAATTGATAAGTTAACTGAGTTAGTAGATTTACTAGTTACTTATGAAATTATCACAAAATCAGGTGTTTGATATTCATATGAAAATCAAAAAATTGGACAAGGTAAGCAAGCTGTTATTCAGTGATTAGAACAAGATCAGCAAAGAAAAGAAGGCTTTATCAAACAGGTTCAAGAAAAAATGAAAGGCAATTAA
- a CDS encoding ribonuclease HII produces MISRKEFDNTIKQKYNVKLISGSDESGRGCIAGPLVAASVILKDDYFNSKIKDSKLLSSKLREQLFDEIINNCLAYQIRIVSAKQVDQLNPLQASLQAIKQTIQKIKIKPELALIDGNKNIDLKDYKSICIIKGDDKSFSISCASILAKVTRDKILNELSLKYPMYGFDKHKGYCTQSHLQAVKKYGVIENVHRKSYKPILQILNNSKN; encoded by the coding sequence ATGATAAGTAGAAAAGAATTTGATAATACTATTAAACAAAAATATAATGTTAAGTTAATTTCTGGTAGTGACGAATCTGGAAGAGGATGCATAGCCGGACCTTTGGTTGCTGCTAGTGTCATTTTAAAAGATGATTATTTTAATAGTAAAATTAAAGATTCAAAATTATTGTCTAGCAAATTAAGAGAACAACTATTTGATGAAATTATTAATAATTGTTTAGCTTATCAGATCAGAATAGTTTCAGCAAAACAAGTTGATCAACTCAATCCTTTACAAGCAAGTTTACAAGCAATCAAACAAACTATTCAAAAAATAAAAATCAAACCTGAATTAGCTTTAATTGATGGTAATAAAAACATTGATTTGAAAGATTACAAGTCAATTTGTATTATCAAAGGTGATGATAAAAGTTTTAGTATTAGTTGTGCTAGTATCTTAGCTAAAGTTACTAGAGATAAAATTTTAAATGAATTATCTTTAAAATATCCAATGTATGGATTTGATAAACATAAAGGATATTGTACGCAGTCTCATCTTCAAGCTGTCAAAAAATATGGTGTTATTGAAAATGTTCATAGAAAAAGTTATAAACCAATTTTACAAATTTTAAATAACTCAAAAAATTAA
- the ylqF gene encoding ribosome biogenesis GTPase YlqF: MSAEFNWFPGHMNKTLKEIENKIEVVDVIVEVIDARAPYSSQNITFKKLSKNKPIIYVFSKADLADPKITDEWVKYYSNKDKVKVIVLNSKKHDVVNELINAINQATIAKRQRDLKNGLKNSLINALVIGIPNVGKSTFINRVIKGKNVKVGNKPGITRGIQVIHLNQFINLLDTPGVLPSKLESETTATNICAINSIKDTVFPKERVAARLMRYVFNHYEGYVEKYYKISTNLQRPIETIYTYKIFEKIAREKRWYITQEILDMQRAFSLFLNDLALGKIGKISFERVLEVVPEEINKAIKEKKEEDVEDISALW; encoded by the coding sequence ATGAGTGCTGAGTTCAATTGATTTCCTGGTCATATGAATAAAACATTAAAAGAAATTGAAAATAAAATTGAAGTAGTTGATGTGATTGTTGAAGTGATTGATGCTAGAGCACCGTACTCATCACAAAATATCACCTTTAAAAAACTTTCAAAAAATAAACCAATAATTTATGTCTTTTCTAAAGCAGACCTTGCTGATCCAAAAATTACTGATGAATGAGTTAAATATTATTCAAATAAAGATAAGGTTAAAGTGATAGTTCTAAATAGCAAAAAACATGATGTTGTTAATGAGTTGATAAACGCAATTAATCAAGCTACAATTGCAAAAAGGCAAAGAGATCTTAAAAATGGTTTAAAAAACTCTTTAATTAATGCTTTAGTTATTGGTATTCCTAATGTTGGTAAATCTACTTTTATTAATAGAGTTATTAAAGGAAAGAATGTTAAAGTTGGTAATAAACCAGGAATAACTAGAGGAATTCAAGTCATTCATTTAAACCAATTTATCAATCTTTTAGATACTCCTGGTGTTTTGCCTTCTAAATTAGAATCAGAAACTACTGCTACAAACATATGTGCAATTAATTCTATTAAAGATACTGTTTTTCCAAAAGAACGAGTGGCTGCGAGATTAATGAGATATGTATTTAATCATTATGAAGGTTATGTTGAAAAATATTATAAAATATCTACTAACTTACAACGTCCAATTGAAACAATTTATACATATAAAATCTTTGAAAAAATTGCCCGTGAAAAACGCTGGTATATAACTCAAGAGATATTAGACATGCAACGTGCATTTTCATTATTTTTAAATGATCTAGCTTTGGGAAAAATTGGTAAAATTTCTTTTGAAAGAGTCTTAGAAGTAGTTCCTGAAGAAATTAATAAAGCAATTAAAGAGAAAAAAGAAGAAGATGTAGAAGACATTAGTGCCTTATGATAA